A region from the uncultured Holophaga sp. genome encodes:
- a CDS encoding ATP-binding protein, with product MQRRSEDPEHWDQLRRKILGLGEESIHKSHFAELQLREQQLEASERLFALAFSASPSIMSISSMTTGEIMEANAAWHESLGWTPEEIIGRSAVNLGLWADPQARVDMVRQLQEQGSIHLAEMVFRHKSGSQVHLLGSLARIEVLGQTSILLMATDVTERIKAEQEREHLRSQLIQAQKMDAIGQLAGGVAHDFNNLLTIINLNAEMLASIQDPPAHELEEILLAARRAQDLTRQLLTFGRKQKLVPQLCELGEVVSETAKMLQRIIGEQITLEINLTRDPTPVVVDQGQISQVMMNLAINARDAMPQGGRLQIRTWRDRIEEHHQRARHQSIEPGSYAVLSVGDNGCGMDETTLSHIFEPFFTTKEKGKGTGLGLATVYGIVRQSGGHIWVYSEPGQGTLFKIYIPLAEEAPAVQPCNPVPAPSRGSETILVVEDDSIVRTLVKSALSGWGYRALEAPDPLAALETMRTFEGTIALLVTDMIMPHMNGVELADRMIEANPHLKVLFISGYTDGMVIDVSEHPERTGFLQKPFNMKDLSRKVRELLDAPPAMLEP from the coding sequence ATGCAGCGGCGCTCTGAAGATCCGGAGCACTGGGATCAACTCCGCCGCAAGATCCTCGGATTGGGCGAGGAGTCTATCCACAAGAGCCACTTCGCCGAACTCCAGCTCCGGGAGCAGCAGCTGGAAGCCAGTGAGCGGCTCTTCGCCCTGGCCTTCAGCGCCAGCCCCTCAATCATGAGCATTTCATCCATGACTACCGGAGAGATCATGGAGGCCAATGCGGCTTGGCATGAATCCCTGGGCTGGACCCCCGAAGAGATCATCGGCCGGAGCGCCGTCAACCTGGGACTCTGGGCGGATCCGCAGGCGCGGGTGGATATGGTTCGCCAGCTGCAGGAGCAGGGTTCCATCCACCTCGCAGAGATGGTGTTCAGACACAAGAGCGGCAGCCAAGTCCATCTTCTCGGCTCCCTCGCCAGAATTGAGGTCCTGGGCCAGACCTCCATCCTTCTGATGGCCACCGATGTCACCGAGCGGATCAAGGCGGAGCAGGAGCGCGAACATCTCCGTTCCCAGCTCATTCAGGCCCAGAAGATGGATGCCATCGGGCAACTGGCGGGCGGCGTGGCCCACGACTTCAACAACCTCCTCACCATCATCAACCTCAACGCCGAGATGCTGGCGAGTATCCAGGATCCCCCGGCCCATGAGCTGGAAGAGATCCTCCTGGCCGCCAGACGCGCCCAGGACCTGACCCGGCAGCTCCTGACCTTCGGTCGCAAGCAGAAGCTGGTCCCCCAGCTCTGCGAGCTTGGCGAAGTCGTCTCCGAGACCGCCAAGATGCTCCAGCGGATCATCGGGGAGCAGATCACCCTGGAGATCAACCTCACCCGGGACCCCACCCCCGTCGTGGTGGACCAGGGGCAGATCAGCCAGGTGATGATGAATCTGGCCATCAATGCCCGGGATGCCATGCCCCAGGGGGGCAGGCTGCAGATCCGGACCTGGCGGGACCGGATCGAGGAGCATCATCAGAGGGCGCGCCACCAGAGCATCGAACCGGGCTCCTACGCTGTCCTGAGCGTTGGGGACAACGGCTGTGGTATGGATGAAACGACCCTCAGCCACATCTTCGAGCCCTTTTTCACCACCAAGGAGAAGGGCAAGGGCACCGGACTGGGCCTTGCCACGGTCTATGGCATCGTCCGCCAGAGTGGAGGGCACATCTGGGTCTACAGCGAACCCGGACAGGGCACTCTGTTCAAGATCTACATCCCCCTTGCCGAGGAGGCACCAGCCGTCCAGCCGTGCAACCCCGTCCCGGCTCCCTCCAGAGGCTCGGAGACCATCCTGGTTGTGGAGGATGACTCCATTGTCCGGACCCTGGTGAAGAGTGCTCTGAGCGGTTGGGGCTACCGGGCCCTGGAAGCCCCGGACCCCTTGGCAGCACTGGAGACCATGCGGACCTTCGAGGGCACCATCGCCCTGCTGGTGACCGACATGATCATGCCCCACATGAACGGCGTGGAACTGGCGGATCGGATGATCGAGGCGAACCCTCATCTGAAGGTCCTGTTCATCTCGGGTTATACGGACGGCATGGTGATTGATGTCAGTGAACACCCGGAGCGAACAGGGTTCCTCCAGAAGCCCTTCAACATGAAGGACCTCAGCCGCAAAGTCCGGGAGCTGCTCGATGCACCTCCAGCTATGCTGGAGCCATGA
- the ercA gene encoding alcohol dehydrogenase-like regulatory protein ErcA: MSTAAHHSLELRKFLAPEFIQGPGALALAGRYASNLGGGRVLVVTDPGVQQAGWTGQVLASLEAAGLDCSVFAEVSPNPRTFECTRGAQCLRDVGAKLIVAVGGGSPMDCAKGIAVLATNSGAITDFEGVDEVRRPGPPLICIPTTAGTAADVSQFAIISNPDEHRKFAIISRKVVPDVALIDPLTLSTADPFLRACTGMDALTHAVEALASNASSYLTDLHAQDAIRLVSLHLRKSTRDLQDSEAMSGMMQACLLAGLAFSNASLGAVHAMAHSLGGLLDLPHGLCNAILLPHVVRYNHESAPQAYQMMGERMGLADPGREGLVEAIQSLNEQVGVRQSLGHLGVSRSDLASLSEKALMDPCMVTNPRRPSPREIEEVYAAAL, translated from the coding sequence ATGTCCACCGCCGCCCACCACAGCCTGGAACTCCGGAAGTTCCTCGCCCCCGAGTTCATCCAGGGCCCCGGGGCACTGGCCCTGGCAGGGCGCTATGCATCCAACCTGGGTGGTGGCAGGGTGCTCGTGGTCACCGATCCCGGCGTCCAGCAGGCAGGCTGGACCGGCCAGGTCCTCGCCTCTCTGGAGGCCGCCGGACTGGACTGCTCCGTCTTCGCAGAGGTCTCCCCCAATCCCAGGACCTTCGAGTGCACCCGGGGGGCTCAGTGCCTCCGGGATGTCGGAGCCAAGCTCATCGTGGCTGTGGGTGGGGGTTCACCCATGGACTGCGCCAAGGGCATCGCCGTCCTGGCCACCAACAGCGGTGCCATCACGGACTTCGAGGGCGTGGACGAAGTCCGGAGGCCCGGACCGCCCCTGATCTGCATCCCCACCACCGCAGGCACCGCAGCCGACGTCTCCCAGTTCGCCATCATCTCCAACCCGGACGAACATCGGAAGTTCGCCATCATCAGCCGCAAAGTCGTGCCGGACGTCGCCCTCATCGACCCCCTCACCCTGAGCACCGCTGACCCCTTCCTCCGCGCCTGCACGGGCATGGATGCCCTCACCCATGCCGTGGAGGCCCTGGCTTCCAACGCCTCCAGCTACCTCACGGACCTTCACGCCCAGGACGCCATCCGGCTCGTCTCCCTGCACCTCCGGAAGAGCACTCGGGACCTCCAGGACTCCGAGGCCATGTCAGGCATGATGCAGGCCTGCCTCCTGGCCGGGCTGGCCTTCTCCAACGCCAGCCTGGGCGCAGTGCATGCCATGGCCCACAGCCTGGGCGGCCTTCTCGACCTGCCCCATGGCCTGTGCAACGCCATCCTTCTCCCCCATGTCGTACGCTACAACCACGAGTCGGCGCCCCAGGCCTATCAGATGATGGGGGAGCGCATGGGTCTTGCGGACCCGGGGCGCGAGGGGCTCGTTGAAGCCATCCAGAGCCTCAACGAACAGGTGGGTGTGCGCCAGTCCCTGGGGCACTTGGGCGTCAGCCGCTCCGACCTGGCCTCCCTTTCGGAAAAGGCCCTGATGGACCCCTGTATGGTCACCAACCCCAGGCGCCCCTCCCCCAGGGAGATCGAGGAAGTCTATGCAGCGGCGCTCTGA
- a CDS encoding transglutaminase domain-containing protein — MRPRRWPDHLPPWISLTALVATGLFSFTECCAMGVPLLLAAVCQRARIGLGSWRRPLELLAVAILLALILARAGLLLSLVLLIHVLCGIRLALPRGTAQRRQVLLMAFLSFLVAAMGLPAADFALWGLLWAAAAATTLADQAWEAPGGHLPLRPILAWTVGTALLAGLCFVSLPRADSPSGTGMWTLRRLGGSLAFPESLELSGRGPIRGQEATVLRVVPSSPDASARKHTSEHLALLRGRTLETFSEGRWEVWPGTPARRGLRRVPPDSPSPGELEFRLEPTADGLIPLPYGLLTLRSPHGRPLGPQAGGAMGWELLPRRASSLAVLMEGEALEREELSAGRRALLTRTDSSADPARLWSLRVAPDPQAPRSLARALEAELRTYTYTLDNPSGTATDPMRDFLERSRAGHCEYFASAMAAALRTRRVPARVVLGYRLGPWIAGPDYWLVSQREAHAWVEFHDDATQMWVVADPTPLGAEETGSALSGWLRLVRDALSFHWDRYVVRFSGEDQVAGLRMVQSLAMDMGVFGTRHAAVLSASGLILLLLGGLMLWVWRLRTSAFGGIPELAPLLQRVQRVCPPAPGETLRDWLERLGERYPACRDELQALADQVEDAVYGSSDRESLLKAVRHTTRNLSGKAVPPKDNRG, encoded by the coding sequence ATGAGACCCCGCCGCTGGCCTGATCACCTGCCCCCCTGGATCTCCCTCACAGCCCTGGTCGCCACGGGACTGTTCAGCTTCACGGAGTGCTGCGCCATGGGGGTCCCGCTGCTTCTGGCAGCTGTGTGCCAGCGGGCCCGGATCGGACTCGGGTCCTGGCGCCGTCCCCTGGAGCTCCTGGCTGTCGCCATCCTCCTGGCGCTCATCCTGGCCCGTGCAGGGCTTCTGCTCAGCCTGGTCCTCCTGATCCATGTCCTGTGCGGAATCCGGCTTGCCCTGCCCCGGGGGACCGCCCAGCGCAGGCAGGTCCTGCTGATGGCCTTCCTCTCCTTCCTGGTGGCCGCCATGGGCCTGCCTGCTGCGGACTTCGCCCTCTGGGGTCTTCTCTGGGCGGCTGCGGCAGCCACCACCCTGGCTGACCAGGCCTGGGAAGCACCGGGAGGCCACCTCCCGCTCCGTCCCATCCTGGCCTGGACAGTCGGCACCGCTCTCCTGGCCGGCCTCTGCTTCGTCAGCCTCCCCCGCGCAGACTCTCCGAGCGGGACCGGGATGTGGACCCTCCGCCGTCTGGGGGGGAGTCTGGCCTTTCCGGAATCCCTGGAGCTCTCGGGCCGAGGCCCCATCAGAGGACAGGAGGCTACAGTCCTCCGAGTGGTCCCCAGCAGCCCCGATGCCTCTGCCCGCAAGCACACATCGGAGCACCTGGCCCTCCTGCGCGGACGGACCCTCGAAACCTTCAGCGAGGGGCGCTGGGAGGTCTGGCCTGGCACACCGGCCCGGCGTGGGCTGCGCAGGGTGCCGCCCGATTCCCCCTCCCCCGGGGAGTTGGAGTTCCGCTTGGAGCCCACCGCCGATGGACTCATCCCCCTGCCCTACGGCCTGCTGACCCTGCGCTCCCCTCATGGGCGCCCTTTGGGCCCACAGGCCGGGGGAGCCATGGGCTGGGAACTCCTGCCCCGGCGGGCCTCCAGCCTGGCCGTGCTCATGGAGGGGGAGGCCCTGGAGAGAGAAGAACTCAGCGCGGGACGCCGGGCTCTCCTCACCCGGACGGACTCCTCTGCAGACCCGGCCCGCCTCTGGAGCCTGAGGGTGGCCCCGGACCCCCAGGCCCCCCGATCCCTGGCCAGAGCCCTCGAAGCCGAGCTAAGGACCTACACCTACACCCTCGACAACCCATCGGGCACTGCCACGGACCCGATGCGGGACTTCCTGGAGAGAAGCAGGGCCGGACACTGTGAATACTTTGCCAGCGCCATGGCCGCAGCCCTGAGGACCCGCCGGGTCCCCGCCCGAGTCGTCCTGGGCTACCGCCTGGGCCCATGGATCGCAGGCCCGGACTATTGGCTGGTGTCCCAGCGGGAAGCCCACGCTTGGGTCGAATTCCACGATGACGCCACCCAGATGTGGGTGGTGGCGGATCCCACCCCTCTGGGAGCAGAGGAGACGGGCTCTGCCCTCTCCGGATGGCTGCGGCTCGTCCGGGACGCCCTGTCCTTCCACTGGGATCGCTACGTTGTCCGTTTCTCTGGAGAGGACCAGGTGGCAGGACTCCGCATGGTCCAGTCCCTGGCCATGGATATGGGGGTGTTCGGGACCCGGCATGCAGCCGTTCTCTCGGCCTCCGGGCTCATCCTGCTCCTGCTGGGGGGGCTCATGCTGTGGGTGTGGCGGTTGCGCACCTCCGCTTTTGGCGGCATCCCCGAATTGGCCCCTCTCCTCCAACGTGTCCAAAGGGTCTGCCCGCCTGCGCCAGGGGAGACGCTCCGCGACTGGCTCGAGCGCCTTGGAGAGCGGTACCCCGCCTGCAGAGACGAGCTTCAGGCCTTGGCGGACCAGGTTGAAGACGCCGTCTATGGATCCAGCGACCGGGAAAGTCTCCTGAAAGCCGTCCGTCACACGACCCGCAATTTGAGTGGCAAGGCCGTCCCGCCGAAGGATAATCGAGGTTGA
- a CDS encoding OmpA family protein, with protein MRRLTVILALGASLSLMAQEGQKWVVGQAVFADFNSSTHFKSSFGGGVGAGTWLNDRFGLDVRALYLPLKEKVTGTKSSEASGLASLLINLRPGADNWNPYVSLGPGLSSVGGGLSGTGEKETCFNYHAGLGVLGHVQQNLALQADVQALRVYVGNGGINRTELLATLGVGYTWGGSKTLTVAPEPAPAPAPEPAPAPAPAPEPAPAPAPAPEPAPAPAPEPVVVKPAPAPEPVKIILDEATLHFKNGKAQLGPKAVEAIKRVAASLQVYKGEYTLKVSGHTSSTGSKAVNKALSKHRAEAVAKVLIDNGVKASAVSVEGCGPDKPIADNATAAGQAKNRRVEIDVNLLGAKAEIREHEVTE; from the coding sequence ATGCGTAGACTGACTGTAATCCTGGCGCTCGGCGCCTCCCTCAGCCTGATGGCCCAGGAAGGCCAGAAGTGGGTTGTGGGTCAAGCCGTCTTTGCTGATTTCAACAGCTCCACCCACTTCAAGAGCTCTTTCGGTGGTGGTGTGGGAGCCGGCACTTGGCTCAATGACCGCTTCGGTCTGGATGTCCGCGCCCTCTACCTGCCCCTAAAGGAAAAGGTGACCGGAACCAAGAGCAGTGAGGCCAGTGGTCTGGCTTCCCTCCTCATCAACCTGCGTCCCGGCGCGGACAACTGGAACCCCTATGTCTCCCTGGGCCCCGGCCTCTCCAGCGTAGGGGGAGGACTCAGTGGCACCGGTGAGAAGGAGACCTGCTTCAACTACCACGCTGGCCTGGGGGTCCTGGGGCATGTTCAGCAGAACCTGGCGCTCCAGGCCGATGTCCAGGCCCTTCGGGTGTACGTCGGTAACGGGGGCATCAATCGGACCGAGCTGCTGGCGACCCTGGGTGTGGGCTATACCTGGGGCGGATCCAAGACCCTGACCGTGGCCCCCGAGCCTGCTCCTGCGCCAGCGCCTGAGCCTGCCCCGGCACCTGCCCCTGCTCCCGAGCCTGCACCGGCACCGGCTCCGGCTCCGGAGCCCGCTCCTGCTCCTGCTCCCGAGCCTGTGGTGGTGAAGCCCGCGCCCGCTCCAGAGCCCGTGAAGATCATCCTGGATGAGGCCACTCTCCACTTCAAGAACGGCAAGGCTCAGCTCGGGCCCAAGGCCGTGGAGGCCATCAAGCGTGTGGCGGCCAGCCTGCAGGTCTACAAGGGTGAGTACACCCTCAAGGTGAGCGGTCACACCTCCAGCACCGGCAGCAAGGCCGTGAACAAGGCCCTGAGCAAGCACCGCGCCGAGGCCGTGGCCAAGGTGCTGATCGACAACGGTGTCAAGGCCTCTGCCGTGAGCGTCGAGGGCTGCGGACCCGACAAGCCCATCGCCGACAACGCCACCGCCGCCGGCCAGGCCAAGAACCGGCGGGTCGAGATCGATGTCAACCTGCTCGGCGCCAAGGCCGAGATCCGGGAGCATGAAGTCACTGAGTAG
- a CDS encoding OmpA family protein has translation MGKLTVILALGASLSLMAQEGQKWVVGQAVFADFNSSTHFKSSFGGGVGAGTWLNDRFGLDVRALYLPLKEKVTGTKSSEASGLASLLINLRPGADNWNPYVSLGPGLSSVGGGLSGTGEKETCFNYHAGLGVLGHVQQNLALQADVQALRVYVGNGGINRTELLATLGVGYTWGGSKTLTVAPEPAPAPAPEPAPAPAPAPEPAPAPAPAPEPAPAPAPEPVVVKPAPAPEPVKIILDEATLHFKNGKAQLGPKAVEAIKRVAASLQVYKGEYTLKVSGHTSSTGSKAVNKALSKHRAEAVAKVLIDNGVKASAVSVEGCGPDKPIADNATAAGQAKNRRVEIDVNLLGAKAEIREHEVTE, from the coding sequence ATGGGAAAATTGACCGTCATCCTGGCGCTCGGCGCCTCCCTCAGTCTGATGGCCCAGGAAGGCCAGAAGTGGGTTGTGGGTCAAGCCGTCTTTGCTGATTTCAACAGCTCCACCCACTTCAAGAGCTCTTTCGGTGGTGGTGTGGGAGCCGGCACTTGGCTCAATGACCGCTTCGGTCTGGATGTCCGCGCCCTCTACCTGCCCCTAAAGGAAAAGGTGACCGGAACCAAGAGCAGTGAGGCCAGTGGTCTGGCTTCCCTCCTCATTAACCTGCGTCCCGGCGCGGACAACTGGAACCCCTATGTCTCCCTGGGCCCCGGCCTCTCCAGCGTAGGGGGAGGACTCAGTGGCACCGGTGAGAAGGAGACCTGCTTCAACTACCACGCTGGCCTGGGGGTCCTGGGGCATGTTCAGCAGAACCTGGCGCTCCAGGCCGATGTCCAGGCCCTTCGGGTGTACGTCGGTAACGGGGGCATCAATCGGACCGAGCTGCTGGCGACCCTGGGTGTGGGCTATACCTGGGGCGGATCCAAGACCCTGACCGTGGCCCCCGAGCCTGCTCCTGCGCCAGCGCCTGAGCCTGCCCCGGCACCTGCCCCTGCTCCCGAGCCTGCACCGGCACCGGCTCCGGCTCCGGAGCCCGCTCCTGCTCCTGCTCCCGAGCCTGTGGTGGTGAAGCCCGCGCCCGCTCCAGAGCCCGTGAAGATCATCCTGGATGAGGCCACCCTCCACTTCAAGAACGGCAAGGCTCAGCTCGGGCCCAAGGCCGTGGAGGCCATCAAGCGTGTGGCGGCCAGCCTGCAGGTCTACAAGGGTGAGTACACCCTCAAGGTGAGCGGTCACACCTCCAGCACCGGCAGCAAGGCCGTGAACAAGGCCCTGAGCAAGCACCGCGCCGAGGCCGTGGCCAAGGTGCTGATCGACAACGGTGTCAAGGCCTCTGCCGTGAGCGTCGAGGGCTGCGGACCCGACAAGCCCATCGCCGACAACGCCACCGCCGCCGGCCAGGCCAAGAACCGGCGGGTCGAGATCGATGTCAACCTGCTCGGCGCCAAGGCCGAGATCCGGGAGCACGAAGTCACCGAGTAG
- a CDS encoding HEAT repeat domain-containing protein, which yields MISFQDFATAFQATLKALQMYTGSHPRSRSALENLAASLDEWLEDRPSVHIAASAQKLFVDGSPMEGRNLHIVALHRQFADREISGIVIRKGVPTGELQALLEVLILKPARIEEQGGVLSVLGRLDLRFISLSQTQYKAVHAGEGEAENEDEAPPSSTLSDPALWREALAAALAAGPPADLVPLAPIALSLGWGDQLPDRQSLEALRTSLAGLSPEDQAAVVAGLPSAPLSPQGLRLALKEVLGELPGMQEGTLSGLLQLMEWDRLSMEARIQRVIEGNLFWELNLDRRLAFLRELLNSGHKELLIRFLDILLEALPLEDPVRREAAAQTLAGVSHWMQNPAFPETEEGPLLEGISAHFGWEPLMHVHRSSIEALEAIGLTLLAKGDLEAALRLMLDLESLCALQEADEDWRQAGLARLREALGSPAAVSLALSAPVFWNPEAMEPMALPFFREMGEPAMDRLIEALGEEPDRRRRAHLMTVIRALHPLPLPALHRSLSAPTWYLVRNTLNLLAELGDASMLPEIQPCLSHPDRRVRQAAVRATWKLAGSKAAPILQERLPESDPETRIEILFGLIQIQATSALPVILDMALDPRIALGFRIKAVEALAQIPQEGTSGRLLPLVQRKGRIFSTAEPLELRVAAARAIRALGPPATLEQLTRVIAAESRGPQRDALQAVLEP from the coding sequence ATGATCAGCTTCCAGGACTTCGCCACGGCCTTCCAGGCCACCCTGAAGGCCCTGCAGATGTACACCGGGAGCCACCCCCGCTCCCGCTCCGCCCTGGAGAACCTGGCCGCAAGCCTGGACGAATGGCTGGAGGACCGACCCAGTGTCCACATCGCCGCCTCCGCCCAGAAGCTCTTCGTGGACGGCAGCCCGATGGAGGGCCGGAACCTCCACATCGTGGCCCTGCACCGCCAGTTCGCGGATCGGGAGATCAGCGGGATCGTCATCCGCAAGGGCGTGCCCACCGGAGAGCTCCAGGCCCTCCTGGAAGTCCTCATCCTGAAGCCGGCCCGCATCGAGGAGCAGGGCGGCGTCCTCTCGGTCCTGGGGCGGCTGGACCTGCGCTTCATCAGCCTGAGCCAGACCCAATACAAGGCTGTCCACGCAGGCGAGGGTGAAGCCGAAAACGAGGACGAAGCCCCCCCTTCCTCCACGCTGTCCGATCCCGCGCTGTGGCGGGAAGCCCTGGCCGCAGCCCTCGCCGCTGGCCCGCCCGCGGACCTCGTCCCACTTGCCCCCATTGCCCTCTCCCTGGGCTGGGGCGACCAGCTCCCCGACCGCCAGTCGCTGGAGGCCCTGCGGACCTCCCTTGCGGGTCTGTCGCCGGAGGACCAGGCTGCAGTGGTAGCCGGCCTGCCCTCCGCTCCCCTGAGCCCCCAGGGGCTCCGCTTGGCCCTGAAGGAGGTTCTGGGGGAGCTGCCCGGCATGCAAGAGGGTACCCTGAGCGGTCTCCTGCAGCTCATGGAGTGGGACAGACTGTCCATGGAAGCCAGGATCCAGAGGGTCATCGAGGGGAACCTCTTCTGGGAGCTGAACCTGGACCGCCGCCTGGCCTTCCTCCGGGAACTCCTCAACTCCGGTCACAAGGAGCTGCTGATCCGCTTCCTCGACATCCTCCTGGAGGCCCTGCCCTTGGAGGACCCCGTCCGCCGTGAAGCCGCCGCCCAAACCCTGGCAGGCGTCTCCCACTGGATGCAGAATCCCGCCTTCCCGGAAACCGAGGAAGGCCCCCTGCTGGAGGGCATCTCCGCCCACTTCGGCTGGGAACCCCTGATGCACGTCCACCGTTCCAGCATCGAAGCCCTGGAGGCCATCGGCCTGACCCTCCTGGCGAAGGGGGATCTGGAGGCGGCCCTGAGGCTCATGCTGGACCTGGAGTCCCTCTGCGCCCTCCAGGAGGCCGACGAAGACTGGCGTCAGGCCGGCCTGGCCCGGCTCCGGGAGGCCCTCGGCAGCCCGGCGGCGGTGTCCCTCGCACTCTCCGCACCGGTCTTCTGGAACCCGGAGGCCATGGAGCCCATGGCCCTCCCCTTCTTCAGAGAGATGGGGGAACCGGCCATGGATCGTCTGATCGAGGCCCTGGGAGAGGAGCCGGACCGGCGTCGGCGGGCCCACCTCATGACCGTGATCAGGGCTCTGCACCCCCTCCCTCTCCCGGCATTGCACCGGAGCCTCAGCGCCCCCACCTGGTATCTGGTGCGGAATACCCTGAATCTCCTGGCGGAGCTGGGGGATGCCTCCATGCTGCCCGAGATCCAGCCCTGCCTGAGCCACCCTGACCGCCGGGTCCGCCAGGCAGCCGTCAGGGCCACCTGGAAGCTGGCTGGATCCAAGGCCGCCCCGATCCTGCAGGAACGCCTGCCGGAGTCCGATCCCGAGACCCGGATCGAGATCCTCTTCGGCCTCATCCAGATCCAGGCCACCAGCGCCCTTCCCGTGATCCTCGACATGGCCCTCGACCCGCGGATTGCCCTGGGTTTCAGGATCAAGGCTGTGGAGGCCCTGGCCCAGATCCCCCAGGAGGGGACCTCCGGGCGTCTGCTGCCCCTGGTCCAACGCAAGGGCAGGATCTTCTCGACGGCCGAACCCCTGGAATTGCGGGTCGCCGCCGCTCGCGCCATCAGGGCGCTGGGTCCCCCGGCGACCCTGGAGCAGCTGACGCGGGTCATCGCAGCAGAGAGCCGCGGCCCCCAGCGGGATGCCCTCCAGGCCGTCCTGGAACCATGA
- a CDS encoding HD domain-containing protein, producing MSTLRPWREACREAIQTVSAPDALQFWGVGHEVDGHTEAIFDYRFEHTLAVVRIARWLATSLEADLEVVECAAWLHDVRKFLRDAKGKDLHGQAASEAVEEILQDTDFPREKIPAVRHAIEHHVGLRLGKRLKPLETACLWDADKLSKLGAASLVHFTAISGAFQPVTTEGILARGESWLELARDIVRSMNTKPAKKEAKRRLAFLVGHYEQLRREWSDPMRPCRT from the coding sequence ATGAGCACACTGAGACCATGGAGAGAGGCCTGCCGCGAGGCCATCCAGACCGTTTCGGCCCCGGATGCCCTGCAGTTCTGGGGCGTGGGACATGAGGTGGACGGCCACACTGAGGCCATCTTCGACTATCGCTTCGAGCACACCCTGGCGGTGGTCCGGATCGCCCGCTGGCTGGCCACCAGCCTGGAGGCTGATCTGGAGGTGGTGGAGTGCGCAGCCTGGCTCCACGATGTCCGGAAGTTCCTGAGGGACGCCAAGGGGAAGGACCTGCATGGCCAGGCCGCCAGTGAAGCCGTGGAGGAAATACTCCAGGACACCGACTTCCCCCGGGAGAAGATCCCCGCAGTGCGCCACGCCATCGAGCATCATGTGGGGCTGCGCCTGGGGAAGCGCCTCAAGCCCCTGGAGACGGCCTGCCTCTGGGACGCGGACAAGCTCAGCAAGCTGGGTGCTGCCAGCCTGGTGCACTTCACGGCCATCTCCGGCGCCTTCCAGCCCGTCACCACCGAGGGCATCCTGGCCCGGGGCGAGTCCTGGCTGGAGCTGGCGCGGGACATCGTCCGGAGCATGAACACGAAGCCAGCCAAGAAGGAGGCCAAGCGCCGTCTTGCATTCCTGGTGGGACATTACGAACAGCTGCGGAGAGAATGGTCGGATCCCATGAGGCCTTGCCGGACATGA